Below is a window of Pelobates fuscus isolate aPelFus1 chromosome 13, aPelFus1.pri, whole genome shotgun sequence DNA.
TCTTTCAACTTTTATATTGTTAACTTGGGTTCTTCATGTTGGGTCATATTTCATCCTGACACTCTTTCACCGGTAGTGTTACACAATATTCCACAACATATAATTTCCTTCTGATTGAAAGTCAGTATAGTGTGGTCGGTGGGGCACTATGGATTATGCATATACGCATATATTACATCTCTACTGACACATCTGTTAAATGTCTACTGGtagggaaagggatttagggcctATCCTCAATACAGACAGAGTACCAAATCCCAGTCTCAGATCTTCTGATTTCTCCACATCAAACATTATGTTCAAACACATGTGAGGCTACACTGAGTTCCCATATTCATGGTCTTTGAGCAGCTCTTTACTGCATCTCACAAAGCTTTTAAAACCATCATTATTGCTCCTtctgggattctttgtggtcattACTCCACaattactgtatataaaaaaaaaaaagaagatgatTTTGGGGCTTCCATCCCCTGAGAATTGCGTTCCAAGATTTACGCCAGTATGCATAAAATTAGAGGCCAATCATAGATTTAAAAATGCCTTGCAAGACCTTTGGTGGTGGTATTTCAGTCTTCTCCATTTACAATAAATATCCACTCCCTCTACGAGGTGGGTTTTTGCGACAAGTGTTCTACTTCCACTTGTGGTGGAGTCCCCTCTTCTAATATCGCTCTGACAAGAAGTATCCAGGGTCCTCCATGTTCCACTAGCAATCAAACATTTAGCAAACCCTCTATGATTCCACCACAATAATCTAATGGGACAACatgtcccctgatgctttgccagcattatggatgcaagagaatcatgggagatgtaatccacaacatctgcagtgccaaaggttaacactatattgttaggaatagaGTTTTGTatacctaatgctatagtgttccttgaagtGCTTGAGAGGTTCTGGAGTTtcccgttaaaggaccactatagtgccaggaaaacaaactcgttttcctggcactatggtgccctaagggtgcccccaccctcatggtccccctcccgccgtgctgatgttggaggaaggggttaaatcacttacctttctccagcgccgggctccctcggcgctgaggactctcctcctcctttggacgtcatcggctgaatgcacatgcgcttcaagagccgcgcgcgcattcagtccgtccataggaaagcattctctatgctttcctatggacgctggcatcttctcactgtgaaaatcaatgagacagccactagaggctggattaacccatatgtaaacatgtttacagcaggcagggttaaccttacgtacatctctcctgttcgtactctgcgtgttggatccctgtcccgatcctgacaatgagacagccactagaggctggattaaccttagtgtaaacatagcagtttctgtgaaactgctatgtttacagcaggcagggttaaccctagatggacccggcacccagaccacttaattgagctgaagtggtctgggtgcctatagtggtcttttaaaccAAGCATCCATTCTTTCTCCATTTATTCCGCTTTGTCCACTTTAAATATAAATCCTTTCTTTTTTCTCCAATTAAAAAACgttttactttatatataaaatCTTATCATTTTTTACTAATTGCTCAACAAAtaaagctatttaaaaaaaaaaaccagtgtttTAAAAACGGAACACTTTTTTGTATTGTTGTTCGACTCAGAATATAATTGAGGTGGCAATGGGAGGGTTTCATGGTGCATATCAAAATATTTCTATGCAAAATTTGCCCCCTTTCTGCAGACTATAATGTAAATGTTGTTTCCGTGGCTTACACTCCCAGAAAAAAAGTGAACTTTAGCCTTTTTACTAGACCTTGATAATACATCACATTATTTATTGCTTGGTAACAGTATCTATGTAAAGATAGGTAAATAGTAGGAGAGGAGATGCTTTGGTTGCAATAGATTTAACACAGACGTCATAGTCCCAAGGCGTAATGCATGTATTACGAGTCATATAGGTACAGTGTGAAGTATATGCTCTAGTGACTCTACAGATGGCAATTATAaagcatataaacatatacatgCTTAGTGGATTTGTGATTTATATACGAGATATTGTAAAGACACAGATCATAACAGTCTATGAACTGTGCAGATACTGGGTGGAATGCATATCACAGGTACTGCATGTACAAAGAACAGACCTCCGACTCCTCCCCAGCTTATTACCTCTGTTGGTACAAGGGTTGTGGAGAGGAGTCTGGATTTACCTCAAGTCCCTGGTGGCTAGTGGTGGGGAAGCAAGGGAGATGAGCACTGACTCGCACAGACTCCTTCCGGCTTCCTCATCCATAGGaacaggcagtgtgtgtgttggcgtaTCACTTTGCATGTCTGTATGTGGACGTGTGGCACCTGGTGTAATTAAGcagatggctgtctgaataaaaaaaaaatggaacccaGTTGCCCTTTGCTAAAATTTGACCCTGCTAAATACAATTTGTGCTGAACATAAACTATACCTATATAGTCATGTAATATAATGTATTTGACATTCACTACCAAGGCACAGAGTATAATGTACATAGTAGGGACTCTAGGCACAGACTGAAATATAGTTGATAGAGAATATTTATCAGCTTGTTCTGAAAAGTTTCTCCGTTAATATCCCTCCTTTTCCGGCAGGACACATTCAATGATTATAGCACATCCAAGCAATGATTATAGctcacccaaacatcagcctagacttgctGAATGGTGAAAACAAAAGACACTTTATTTggttaaaatgtgaatttttatccGCAGACACCCGGCAGGGGGTCGTTAACTGAATCAATAGAGATCCCACCCAGCTGACTCTATGTCTGTGAGTTAACTAGGTCAAGAAACGCTGATCTAACCAACCTCAAGACAGCAAGATGCTTTTACAGAATAGCCccaaacacaaatataaacatcACAAAACGCCATGTGTGGTATCCCCGGATCTGTCACAGGCGGTCCAAGCTACCTCAGATTAAAGTTTCAACGGCAGTTTCAACGCTATAGTTTTGAAATACCTATTTTTGTGTCCCCCTGCCATTTAAGGTTTGAAAGGTAAGTATTACTTACCTTAAAACCTTTGCTAAGCTGGTTTCCActctacctccttggctgagatcatcactgtagatgatctcagccaatccaatatttcCTCATAGGGTGAAACATTGGCAGGCTAGTTCACATTGGGACTATTGGGAGCTGAACTCGCCTATTGGggcagaagcacctctaatgaCTGTCACAAAGACAGCAATTAACACTGCAATttttctgcaaaacattttttcagtAGCAGGATTAAATCAGACCGGCACATGGCATGGTCTGGGCGACTACAGAGCCCCTTTAACATTTCAACACTCTTCtgttggaaaaataaataaatggtgttTGTTGGCAAAAAAATTACGCATATTTAAAATGGCCGATAAGAGCCCCCCAAAAAAGCAACATATGAAAATATCTAAAAATGTGTGGAAAATTAGACTGAAAAATGTTGGCAATATTTTGATAAATATCCTCCAGTATGTAAATTATATGATTTGGCTTATATAAGCACAAGATATCCTTTAATATTGGAGTCCTTGCATGCACAGcttgtactatatatataatattggagGTATAGTCACAGcctataatgtgtatataagggaTTATATAGACGCTGGATGTAATGTTTAGAAGTGGATTTTATCAGAAAGGGACTGCATAGACCATGGGCATAAATTGTACTGGATTTCTGTGTTGTGGGTATTTTTGCTAAGTATATGTTTTCTATTTGAATCTTACAGTACTCTGCAGATCCCGGGAGGTACATATGCCTAGTGGTCCATTGTATCGTGTTGAAGGAACTTCCATTTCAATCCCCTGCAATGTAACTGGATACGAGGGTCCGTCCACACAGAACTTTGAGTGGTTTATATACAAACCTGCTGCTCCTGACATTTCAATCTCTATAGTCAGTACTAAAGACCCAGCCTTTGCGTACGCTGTGTTTGTTCCCCGCGTGAAGAGTGGTGACGTGTCCATCCATCGAGTAAGTGGAGACAGCGTTGAGCTACGCGTTAGGCGTCTACTGAAAGAGGACAGCGGCGTTTATGAATGTTATACCCCTACTACAGACGCAAAATATCTTGGAAGCTACAGTGATAAGATTCTACTAAATGGTACGGAATGTCTTGCATACTAAATCCAACAAACATTTTCTTCTTCCACAGTAAACCTGTTTGCTACTTAAAATCCAGTAAACGAGCTACCTTCTCATTGGTGTAGAAAATATTGCACACTAGTCATGGCAAACCAGCTCACCATTTACTGCTCTTTGCAGTAACGTTACCCACTTGCCCTTGCTAGCTAGGTCAGCTCTCTGATCTGTGCCAAGCATATCTGGCATACAGCTCCCTGTTGCTTACCAAACATATAACTACATTTTGGTTATGGTTAATGTTAGTATAAAGTTGATAAAATCGCTCACCTCTCAGAACATTCGACTCTGTAAACCAGTTCCCAGTGGGATACAGTAGTTTTCAAATATACTTTCATATTCCTGTTCCTACCACATTCACTGGTTATATTTGTTAACTGGTTGAACAATCTTTAATCTGCACAGTTTTCATGCTAGATCTGGTCTGCTGGCTCACTTGATTCTTCTATACAGAGCACGGCACATGCTAGCTCCTTATAACTAGCTCACTTTGCTTCGCTTTGTGCAGTACATGCCAACAATAAACTGGCTCACCTCCACGgtcctttatttttgtttataattaATTCTGCCTCTTTTCCCCCAGTTATTCCAGATGCCCTGCAAGTTTCAACCAAGTCCTCACCCAAGGGTCGCCTTGCGTCATTACCACCTTTGCAGGTAACCCTAACAGAGGGTAGAGAGCTTCATTTGAGCTGCACGGCGCAGACCGAGTCTGACCAGCATACtcacctctctgtttcttttggagtcactgccccagaaaccccTGTAGGGCGACAAACCTTGCAGGACATTGTGTTGGTACAGCGAGATTTCAGTGTGGAGCCAGCCTCGCCAGCTTATACTGAGCGGTACCTTAATGGGGAAATCCACGCGGAGAAAGGCGACAGTGCCACCTATAAGATGTTACTCTCCCGGGCACAACCACGGGACTCGGGTACATACCACTGCACAGCAGCAGAGTGGATCCAGGATCCCGATGGAAACTGGCAAAAAATCAATGAGAAGAGGTCTGTCCTGGCTGAGGTCAACATCCAAACAATCGGTGAGGTTCAAATCCTGGGGAAGAATGTTGGGCATgtgtttatccccttaaggacacgacatgtgtgacatgtcaggattcccttttattccaaaagtttggtccttaaggtaaTAAAGATAGAAGGAGACAAGTTGTAGACTTGAGAATGAGATAGGTATGAGGTTCTCAGCAGTTACACTTTCCAGATAATGTTcctctgatttttattttatagtaaaGTGTCATATTTTCTTATGAACACATGTTCATTGTATTGAATTGGATTTGATTTTGGCTCTTTGACAGAGTTCAGCTATTAGAGATGAGTAATGAATATAATGTGTTCCCTAGAGGCAGTGTAGATTTGTAACCCTATTACAGAATCTGCTTTACGTTTCAGGTTATATAATAAAGCCCAAGTAATCAATTAAGAGCTTCGTAATATGGATGTAGATACAAAACCACTGGCACTTAGAAGGAAATATCCGTCCAGAAGTTAATGTTATGCATTGTTTTGAACAATATTCCATTTGAAACACAAAGTAATAAAGGAGCCACTCTCTGCTGTTCCTTCCTGCTTTCATTCTGTTCATTCGTTTTAGATTCCCAACTGAAAGTCAGTGCTCAACCCAGAGAAATTCAGGTGCGTTCTGGAGACACAGTGGAGATTTTCTGCAATGTATCAATGTCTGTTCTGCCTCCTCCTGATGTGGCGTTTAATGTTGAATGGTGGGTGGCCTTCTCCCCGGATTCCGGCGGGCAGCTTGTGGCTGCAATGAGCACGGATGGAATTGTGTCATTGGGAACGAGGTACACAGGGTATGATGTTGGAGTGCGGCATATCTCTCTGGAGAAGCTGTCGCCTAACCCGGGGTCTTTCCGCCTTCGTATATACtctgcccagccaggagatgtgGGGTCGTACACTTGCAAGGTCAAAGCGTTTGTGTCATACCCCAGCCAGAAGATGGAACAAGTGTCCAGCAAAGTGTCGCAGAGTGTAGCAGTGAAAATGAGGACTCAAGGTCAGAGCTCTGTTGGTTTCTGTAAATTTTTTGGATAATTAATtttagttatgtttttttttttttttaaagtaatcttTTTTTCAAATATGTTTCAGATGTTATGCTGAATTCCTACATGTTTATGGACTTGCCCACACTGCACCGTGGAGACACTGCCACTCTATTCTGCAATGTTACTGTCGACACAGTGCAGCCGGTCCACATTGCGGTCAGCTGGTGGGTGGAACTGATTGAGGAGTCACCAAAAGAGACAACTGGTCATTTCATAGCCTCAGTGAACCGGCAAGGTGTATCAGAAATCGGGACCCACTTCTCTCAAAGAGACATGAGCATGGACAAAGTGGGACCAGAAACTCATCGGCTACGTATTTATAACATCCAATTTGAGGATGAAGGGAAATACCACTGTGCAGTAAATGCCTGGATCCAATATCCTGACCACAGCTGGTACAATGCCGCATCTGTTAAGTCCAACTCAGTCACAGTATATCCCTACTCACAGGGTAAGTTGCATGCTCACTGAGGAGGACCTCAATCTTGAGATTCTTCTACTGTCATCACCATTTTAAATGATCAAACATCTCATAATTCTTGTTCATGAAGTAGAACAGGAGGACATTCTCCTCAGGCATCTTATGTCTCCTCTAATTTACCCTGTTTGCTACTTGTTGATTCCTGGTTGTTACATTTGTGGTTACTGGAAATTTATGAAATTTTAACCAAAATAGCAAAATTttgagagaaaaaacaaacaaaaagacagCCTATTTCCAGCATACCTATATTGGGTAGGAATTTGTAACTCCTGTTCAATTCTCATCAattccctgtttagtgaatacaccttTTTCTTTTGCATCTCCATTACCCCTTTTTCTGCGAAGGTCCGTTACTCCACTTTTCTGCTGTTCTGAATCCTTTCCGTCTCCCCAATTCATTCTGTTCTTTCTATTTTACAGTTAAGGATCTTCTTCTGATCCCAATGGTTGCCGGAGTTGCCAGTGCCCTGTTTGTTGGTATCACTGTATTATCTGCAGTAACTTGCTGTTACATGAGACAACTTCGAAAGCACAAGAGGTGAAGCTCTCGGAGTCTCTACTACAAGGAGACAAGACCGGTACGTACCTACCCGCAGAAAAATAATTTATACTTAAACCTGCCATTTGGTGCAAGCTTGTGGGGCTGATTTCCTCAAAGTGTTCAGCTGCCTATTGAGTGTTTGGTTAGAGAAATGGACAATCCCTTGCTTGGTCCTTGACCTGTCTGGTCGTGGAGTCTCACTGAAGGACATCCATCCCACTTGGATCAATGGGGGTTATACTGGTCCCCACTAAGAAGGATTCTGCTCCTGTCAGACTGTCCCAGCATTCAGAGGCAAAAGGGCCCATTCGGGTGTGTCTTGAGAAGTCTCTATAAAATGCCAACTGTGCCCCTTCAAATGGCCCCCATGAGTATTCCCCAGTCAGAGTCCCGCACAAGTTCGAGCAATACGTCACAAGCTAGTCTCGGGGCGCTGTGGTTGCCCTGGTGAGTGTGAAGCATGAGTAAATCATCACCTGCTTGGCTTGCTGCGGTGTCAAAGTGGTTATGAGCCTTCTGCAGTAATGGGGCAGTTCAGTGCCAGAGATTGTCTCGAGGAGTTATGCTTGCTGATTGGCACACTGTTTTCGCAGGGAGCTCAGCGCAGCGTCAGTAGCAGTTTGCGCTAGTCTGGTGCCCCCATGATCGTGCCCGGCTCTGGGTTATAGGCACGGCATAAGTGCTGTCCTTGTCCGGGGGTGGCAAAGTATAGGCCTCGGGCGGCGCCATGTTGGGGATTTCCGGCCGTGTGGCCGTGCGTAGAAAAGCCCTTATATCTCTGAAACCCAATCAGGGATTTGCATGCAGTTTTAAACTTTTACTATTACTATTCCgctgccgatttggttaattcTGAGAGCGCGCGCTTTAAAGCtctttgagtcccactgggagaaaggcgctATATCAATACTAGTTATTATTGTTTCGAGTACTACCATTTGAGATTATTCACagtgcatatattttattttgcttttagttTCTACTGCACTGTTCATACCTCATACAGTACAACTTATTATAAATACGATTACCTCAGTGTAGCACTGGTGGTCTTAGAAGGCTGATATAGGTCATTATCCTGCTTTCGCACGTGGTGTACTGGTTTAAGCCAGTTCATTATGTGTAATAACTTTTAACAATTTGCGTATCTTCCAATGACCTATTTTATTTCAAATGAGATGTTTTCTCTCTGCCAACTCAGATTAAGGCAGCTGTGGTGTACAATTCTCACTGTTAAGTTGATGCATGCTGTGATATTAAGTGTATGTGACACGTTTTCatcccaataaaaataaattaaaaaaaaaaaacaaaaaaacacaacagagcAACACCAGGTCCACTATCAGATGGACAGGCTATCAGCTCTTTTACTGGCGTTTGAGAAATGGAGGCATAGCTGTTTGATTATTCTGAATGCTTAGCATAGACCCAGAGAGGAAGTGCCTTTGAGATTAGCAGGGATTCTGATAAGAAGAAGAGACTCAGATAGGAAGTACTTTGgagctaaagggacactctagacactATCATCATTTCATTTAATTGAATTGGTCACAGATCTTGGAGTCACCTGGCCCAGGCTCTCCATTAAACCATTTTcgaacagtttaacactgaatgaggatcCCTGGCCACACTTAGCCCATCCCCCACTAAAGCATGGCTAAGGCAGATATTACACTACCATAACTAATCATACTAGAAATGTGATTGGCTGAACGCGGTTAGCTGAAACTTTCAACCAATCACTGCTGCCCATTGCTCTTCAGGCCATTACACCAACATTACACCaggagactccagacactatacctACTTCAGGAGATGAAGCGGTTACGGTGTCTTGTAAGTCACTTCCTAAAAGACCCTCTgattcagtggcgtacatacaggggtcgcggctgcgaccgtgcctggcccaccagggggccggTATGTACCCACCAGgaactggccacctcagggccccccgaggctggcgttgctgtcaccccacggccagttatgcgggcgcgcgagggagcactctcccctgagtgcttcctcttcagctccctcgcgcaccgcactaccggagccggaatatgacttcatcTTCCAGCtctggcatcagtacgcggcagcgagggagctgaagaggaagcactcaggggagagtgctccctcgcgcgcccgcccggtgaccggccgcccaggagcccagcagcactactggaccccagggaatcccctcagcactccaaaaggtaacgaggctggggggattaaatttaaaaaaaaacatgtgtgttagtgttagtgtgtgtttgtgtgttagagtgtgtgtctgctagtgagtgtcagtgagtgcgttactgtgtgtgtctgttactgagtgtgtttgtgtgtgtctgtttgtctgtgagagtgtatgttttgtaagtgagtatgtatgtatgtcgctgaGTGTCTCTCTATCAgtaaatgtgtctgtctgttagctagtgagtatgcgtctgttcgtgagagtgtgtgtgtgtcttcagcacttacctttctccagcgccggactcccttggcactggggatccctccgcctctcagctctgaatgcgcatgcgcagcaagagccgcgcgcgcattcaaaccgcccataggaaagcattactcaatgctttcctatggacgttcagtgtcttagaatcgcggaagctcctctagcggctgtcagtgagacagccactagaggctggattaaccctctgtgaagcatagcagtttctctgaaactgctatgttttcagcggcagggttaaaactagagggacctggcacccaaaccacttcattgagctgatgtgatctgggtgtctgtagtggtcctttaagtgtgtgtgcatctgcatgcagtggcgtatataccgcggtcgcagccctgcaacccctgcgaccaggtgcccgccgccatgtgttgcggccctggcccacgcagagtaagcgcgcggggggggggagggggcccacggatcaattttcgcaccggggccccatg
It encodes the following:
- the IGSF8 gene encoding immunoglobulin superfamily member 8; amino-acid sequence: MEVLSECLRSLLLCSVMVLCRSREVHMPSGPLYRVEGTSISIPCNVTGYEGPSTQNFEWFIYKPAAPDISISIVSTKDPAFAYAVFVPRVKSGDVSIHRVSGDSVELRVRRLLKEDSGVYECYTPTTDAKYLGSYSDKILLNVIPDALQVSTKSSPKGRLASLPPLQVTLTEGRELHLSCTAQTESDQHTHLSVSFGVTAPETPVGRQTLQDIVLVQRDFSVEPASPAYTERYLNGEIHAEKGDSATYKMLLSRAQPRDSGTYHCTAAEWIQDPDGNWQKINEKRSVLAEVNIQTIDSQLKVSAQPREIQVRSGDTVEIFCNVSMSVLPPPDVAFNVEWWVAFSPDSGGQLVAAMSTDGIVSLGTRYTGYDVGVRHISLEKLSPNPGSFRLRIYSAQPGDVGSYTCKVKAFVSYPSQKMEQVSSKVSQSVAVKMRTQDVMLNSYMFMDLPTLHRGDTATLFCNVTVDTVQPVHIAVSWWVELIEESPKETTGHFIASVNRQGVSEIGTHFSQRDMSMDKVGPETHRLRIYNIQFEDEGKYHCAVNAWIQYPDHSWYNAASVKSNSVTVYPYSQVKDLLLIPMVAGVASALFVGITVLSAVTCCYMRQLRKHKR